The following coding sequences lie in one Variovorax terrae genomic window:
- a CDS encoding DMT family transporter has protein sequence MPAVFVLIWSTGFIVARYGMPHAPPLSFLAVRYFLSVLCFAVWALLARAAFPAGLRQWQHLAVTGVLMHAGYLGGVWAAIKLGMGAGLVALLVGLQPVLTAVWVSSRGGQVSARQWGGLALGFAGLALVVWQKLGLGEIHGLNFMLALGALLSITAGTLYQKRFVAPCDVRTASFVQLAAAFVVTLPLALWETEPMRWNAELAGAMAWSVLALTLGGSSLLYLLIQRGAATAVTSLLYLVPPCTALMAWLLFAEPITGFTVAGMALTAFGVSLVVRSARPARG, from the coding sequence ATGCCCGCCGTCTTCGTGCTGATCTGGAGCACGGGCTTCATCGTGGCGCGCTATGGCATGCCGCACGCACCGCCGCTGAGCTTTCTGGCCGTGCGCTATTTCCTGTCGGTGCTGTGCTTCGCGGTCTGGGCGCTGCTGGCGCGCGCGGCCTTTCCGGCCGGCCTGCGGCAGTGGCAGCACCTGGCCGTGACCGGCGTGCTGATGCATGCGGGCTACCTGGGCGGCGTCTGGGCCGCCATCAAGCTCGGCATGGGGGCCGGCCTGGTTGCGCTGCTGGTGGGCCTGCAGCCGGTGCTGACCGCCGTGTGGGTGTCGTCGCGCGGCGGCCAGGTGTCGGCGCGCCAGTGGGGCGGGCTGGCGCTGGGCTTCGCGGGCCTGGCGCTGGTGGTCTGGCAGAAGCTCGGCCTGGGCGAAATCCACGGCCTGAACTTCATGCTGGCGCTCGGCGCCCTGCTCAGCATCACGGCGGGCACGCTCTACCAGAAGCGCTTCGTCGCGCCCTGCGACGTGCGCACGGCCAGCTTCGTGCAACTGGCCGCGGCGTTCGTGGTGACGCTGCCGCTGGCGTTGTGGGAGACCGAGCCCATGCGCTGGAACGCGGAACTCGCGGGCGCCATGGCTTGGTCGGTGCTGGCGCTCACGCTGGGCGGCAGCTCGCTGTTGTACCTGCTGATCCAGCGCGGCGCCGCCACCGCGGTGACCAGCCTGCTCTATCTGGTGCCGCCCTGCACGGCGCTGATGGCCTGGCTGCTGTTTGCGGAGCCGATCACCGGGTTCACGGTGGCGGGCATGGCGCTCACCGCGTTTGGCGTGAGCCTCGTGGTGCGCTCCGCGCGGCCGGCGCGGGGCTGA
- the pgsA gene encoding CDP-diacylglycerol--glycerol-3-phosphate 3-phosphatidyltransferase, translating into MFFTIPTIMTWTRIVAIPLIVGVFYLPLQQSDRNLIATVLFVVFALTDWLDGYLARKLNQTSSFGAFLDPVADKFLVCASLLVLVHLQRADVFVALIIIGREIAISALREWMAQIGASKSVAVHMLGKVKTTVQMVAIPFLLFDGRLFGLIDTGVWGTWLIWIAAILTVWSMVYYLQKALPEIRQRVK; encoded by the coding sequence ATGTTCTTCACTATCCCCACCATCATGACCTGGACGCGCATCGTCGCGATTCCGTTGATCGTGGGGGTGTTCTACCTGCCGCTGCAGCAGTCCGACCGCAACCTGATCGCCACCGTGCTGTTCGTGGTGTTCGCGCTGACCGACTGGCTTGACGGCTACCTGGCGCGCAAGCTCAACCAGACCTCCTCGTTCGGCGCCTTCCTCGACCCGGTGGCCGACAAGTTCCTGGTCTGCGCCTCGCTGCTGGTGCTGGTGCACCTGCAGCGCGCCGACGTGTTCGTGGCACTCATCATCATCGGCCGCGAGATCGCGATCTCGGCGCTGCGCGAATGGATGGCCCAGATCGGCGCCTCCAAGAGCGTGGCCGTGCACATGCTCGGCAAGGTCAAGACCACGGTGCAGATGGTGGCCATTCCCTTCCTGCTGTTCGACGGGCGGCTGTTCGGCCTGATCGACACCGGCGTCTGGGGCACCTGGCTGATCTGGATCGCCGCGATCCTGACCGTCTGGTCCATGGTGTACTACCTGCAAAAGGCCCTGCCCGAAATCCGCCAGCGCGTGAAATGA
- the uvrC gene encoding excinuclease ABC subunit UvrC, which yields MSEVHSEQLLAEVAALPALPGVYRYFDAAGGVLYVGKARNLKKRVSSYFQKNHGGTRIGHMVSKIVRMETTVVRSEAEALLLENNLIKTLNPKYNILFRDDKSYPYLRISAATGQDAGSRPSAAAYPRVAYYRGAVDRKHHYFGPYPSAWAVKESILLLQKVFRLRTCEDTVFNNRTRPCLLYQIKRCTGPCVANISQPDYAQDVANAEAFLRGETQAVLDVLETRMMAHAERLEFEQAAELRNQMSALSTVLHQQAVDTVSDKDVDILAVKVQGGRACVNLAMVRGGRHLGDRPYFPSHVEDASGVYASEDDSGETAAARPVEVLVLEAFIAQHYIDVPAPPALITSHAVGKDLIGALSLQTGIRITAAHQPREQRRIWLEMAQKNAELQLARLLSEEGSQQARTRALVDALDLVPDNLDTFRIECFDISHTAGEATQASCVVFEHHKMQNSEYRRYTIDGITPGDDYAAMRQVLTRRYSKLVEAAKNGESRLPDLVLVDGGKGQVAMAREVFSELGLDLSLIAGVEKGEGRKVGLEELVFADGRAKAYLGKDSAALMLVAQIRDEAHRFAITGMRARRAKVRVGGSQLEDIPGIGPKRRARLLQRFGGIRGIAAAGVEDIATVDGISKELAEEIYRALH from the coding sequence ATGTCCGAGGTGCATTCCGAACAATTGCTGGCCGAAGTGGCCGCGCTGCCCGCGCTGCCGGGCGTCTACCGCTATTTCGACGCCGCCGGCGGCGTGCTCTACGTGGGCAAGGCGCGCAACCTCAAGAAGCGCGTCTCCAGCTATTTCCAGAAGAACCACGGCGGCACGCGCATCGGCCACATGGTCAGCAAGATCGTGCGCATGGAAACCACGGTGGTGCGCTCCGAGGCCGAGGCGCTGCTGCTGGAAAACAACCTGATCAAGACGCTGAACCCGAAGTACAACATCCTGTTCCGCGACGACAAGAGCTATCCCTACCTGCGCATCTCCGCCGCCACCGGCCAGGACGCCGGCTCGCGGCCCTCGGCCGCCGCCTACCCGCGCGTGGCCTACTACCGCGGCGCGGTGGACCGCAAGCACCACTACTTCGGGCCGTACCCGAGCGCCTGGGCGGTGAAGGAGTCGATCCTGCTGCTGCAGAAGGTGTTCCGCCTGCGCACCTGCGAGGACACGGTGTTCAACAACCGCACCCGACCCTGCCTGCTGTACCAGATCAAGCGCTGCACCGGCCCCTGCGTGGCCAACATCTCCCAGCCCGACTATGCGCAGGACGTGGCGAATGCCGAGGCCTTTCTGCGCGGCGAAACCCAGGCCGTGCTCGACGTGCTGGAGACCCGCATGATGGCGCACGCCGAGCGGCTGGAGTTCGAGCAGGCGGCGGAACTGCGCAACCAGATGTCGGCGCTGTCCACGGTGCTGCACCAGCAGGCGGTGGACACGGTGTCGGACAAGGACGTGGACATCCTGGCCGTGAAGGTGCAGGGCGGCCGCGCCTGCGTGAACTTGGCCATGGTGCGCGGCGGGCGCCACCTGGGCGACCGGCCCTACTTTCCCTCGCATGTGGAGGACGCCTCGGGCGTCTATGCGAGCGAGGACGACAGCGGCGAGACGGCGGCGGCGCGGCCCGTGGAGGTGCTGGTGCTGGAGGCCTTCATCGCGCAGCACTACATCGACGTGCCGGCGCCGCCCGCGCTGATCACCAGCCACGCCGTCGGCAAGGACCTGATCGGCGCGCTGTCGCTGCAGACCGGCATCCGCATCACGGCCGCGCACCAGCCGCGCGAGCAGCGCCGCATCTGGCTCGAGATGGCGCAGAAGAACGCCGAGCTGCAGCTTGCGCGCCTGCTGTCCGAGGAGGGCTCGCAGCAGGCTCGCACGCGCGCGCTGGTGGACGCGCTTGATCTCGTGCCCGACAACCTCGACACATTCCGTATCGAGTGTTTCGACATTTCCCACACGGCCGGTGAGGCCACGCAGGCTTCTTGCGTAGTATTCGAGCACCACAAGATGCAGAACTCCGAATACCGCCGCTACACCATCGACGGCATCACGCCCGGCGACGACTACGCCGCCATGCGACAGGTGCTTACGCGGCGCTACAGCAAGCTGGTCGAGGCCGCGAAGAACGGCGAGAGCCGGCTGCCCGACCTGGTGCTGGTGGACGGCGGCAAGGGCCAGGTGGCGATGGCGCGCGAGGTGTTCAGCGAGCTCGGGCTCGACCTGTCGCTGATCGCCGGCGTCGAGAAAGGGGAGGGCCGCAAGGTCGGACTCGAGGAACTGGTGTTCGCCGACGGCCGCGCCAAGGCCTACCTCGGCAAGGACTCGGCGGCGCTGATGCTGGTGGCCCAGATCCGAGACGAGGCGCATCGCTTCGCCATCACCGGCATGCGCGCGCGGCGCGCCAAGGTGCGCGTGGGCGGCAGCCAGCTCGAAGACATTCCCGGCATCGGCCCGAAGCGCCGCGCGCGGCTGTTGCAGCGCTTTGGCGGCATCCGCGGCATCGCGGCCGCCGGTGTGGAGGACATCGCCACGGTGGATGGCATTTCAAAGGAACTCGCAGAGGAGATTTATCGTGCGCTTCATTAA
- the earP gene encoding elongation factor P maturation arginine rhamnosyltransferase EarP, with translation MLWDIFCKVIDNYGDIGVCWRLSADLAARGERVRLWVDDASALPWMAPQGCPGVEVRPWTAGPLDTEPGDAVIEAFGCELAPDFVAAMAQRTRASGRSLPWINLEYLSAEAYVERSHGLPSPVLSGPGAGLTKHFFYPGFTARTGGLLREPGLLERQARFDRAAWLQPLGRPAAAEQLVSLFCYEPAALGAWLAALAAGRQPVRLLVTPGRAAQAVQAVFSSKNASMSLSGGHGVLSISYLPAFSQTDFDALLWACDLNFVRGEDSLVRALWAGRPFIWHIYPQHDDAHRAKLEAFLAWLDAPASLRQFHRVWNGLGSGPLPACDLPAWGACVQAARQRLLAQDDLTTQLLRFAAKTR, from the coding sequence ATGCTCTGGGACATCTTCTGCAAAGTCATCGACAACTACGGCGATATCGGTGTGTGCTGGCGCCTCTCGGCCGACCTCGCCGCGCGCGGCGAGCGCGTGCGGCTGTGGGTCGACGACGCCTCGGCCCTGCCCTGGATGGCGCCGCAGGGCTGCCCCGGCGTGGAGGTCCGGCCCTGGACCGCCGGCCCGCTGGACACCGAGCCCGGCGACGCGGTGATCGAGGCCTTCGGCTGCGAGCTTGCGCCCGATTTCGTCGCAGCCATGGCCCAGCGGACCCGGGCCTCCGGCCGCAGCCTCCCCTGGATCAACCTCGAATACCTGTCCGCCGAGGCCTATGTGGAGCGCAGCCACGGCCTGCCCTCGCCCGTGCTCAGCGGCCCGGGCGCCGGGCTGACCAAGCATTTCTTCTACCCCGGCTTCACCGCGCGCACCGGCGGCCTGCTGCGCGAGCCCGGGCTGCTGGAGCGCCAGGCCCGCTTCGACCGGGCCGCCTGGCTGCAGCCGCTCGGGCGGCCGGCGGCTGCAGAGCAGCTCGTCTCGCTGTTCTGCTACGAGCCAGCGGCGCTCGGCGCTTGGCTGGCCGCTCTGGCGGCCGGCCGGCAGCCCGTGCGGCTGCTGGTGACGCCGGGGCGCGCGGCGCAGGCCGTCCAGGCCGTTTTTTCAAGCAAAAATGCCTCGATGTCCTTGTCGGGCGGTCATGGAGTGCTATCAATTTCATACCTCCCCGCCTTCAGCCAGACCGATTTCGACGCCCTGCTGTGGGCCTGCGACCTCAACTTCGTGCGCGGCGAAGACTCGCTGGTGCGCGCGCTCTGGGCCGGCCGGCCGTTCATCTGGCACATCTACCCGCAGCACGACGACGCGCACCGCGCCAAGCTCGAGGCCTTTCTCGCCTGGCTCGACGCCCCGGCCTCGCTGCGGCAGTTCCACCGGGTGTGGAACGGCCTGGGCAGCGGCCCGCTGCCTGCCTGCGACCTGCCGGCCTGGGGCGCCTGCGTCCAGGCCGCGCGCCAGCGCCTGCTGGCGCAGGACGACCTGACCACGCAGTTGCTCCGGTTCGCAGCCAAAACCCGTTAA
- the efp gene encoding elongation factor P, giving the protein MKIAQEIRAGNVIMHGKDPMVVLKTEYSRGGRNAATVRMKLKSLLNNFGTEVVFKADDKMDQIILDKKDCTYSYFADPMYVCMDAEYNQYEVEAENMGDALNYLEDGMALEVVFYEGKAISVELPTSVEREITWTEPAVKGDTSGKVLKPAKIATGFEVGVPIFVAQGDRIEIDTRTGEYRRRV; this is encoded by the coding sequence ATGAAAATCGCTCAAGAAATCCGCGCCGGCAACGTCATCATGCACGGCAAGGATCCGATGGTCGTGCTCAAGACCGAATACAGCCGCGGTGGCCGCAACGCCGCCACCGTGCGCATGAAGCTCAAGAGCCTGCTCAACAACTTCGGCACCGAAGTCGTGTTCAAGGCCGACGACAAGATGGACCAGATCATCCTGGACAAGAAGGACTGCACCTACTCCTACTTCGCCGACCCGATGTACGTCTGCATGGACGCCGAGTACAACCAGTACGAAGTCGAAGCCGAGAACATGGGCGACGCACTGAACTACCTGGAAGACGGCATGGCCCTGGAAGTGGTGTTCTACGAAGGCAAGGCCATCTCGGTGGAACTGCCCACCAGCGTCGAGCGCGAGATCACCTGGACCGAACCCGCCGTCAAGGGCGACACCTCGGGCAAGGTGCTCAAGCCTGCCAAGATCGCCACCGGCTTCGAAGTCGGTGTGCCGATCTTCGTGGCCCAGGGCGACCGCATCGAAATCGACACCCGCACCGGCGAATACCGCCGCCGCGTCTGA
- a CDS encoding AEC family transporter, with protein sequence MDLLSRIAQVIVPVFLIVAIGWFYGRRARPDMTVFNRITLDVLSPLLVYAALADRSFRLQDHGPLLLGGTLLMLGCGLLAWVVARAFRAQPRSLVPVVMFTNCGNMGLPLALLAFGPEHFGAAVALFSISNLLHFSLGMRITSAHAATRELLLSPLMLATALGFASALTGLRPPAMLLTGMKMLGDAMLPLMLFSLGVRLIALTRSGLALGLLGALARPLAGLAVVWPLVWLLDLQGAARGQLVLFAVLPPAVMQFLLAERYRQEPEKVAAMILLGNALSVLFVPLGLALGL encoded by the coding sequence ATGGATCTGCTCTCCCGCATCGCCCAGGTCATCGTGCCGGTGTTCCTCATCGTGGCCATCGGCTGGTTCTACGGCCGCCGCGCCCGGCCCGACATGACCGTGTTCAACCGCATCACGCTGGACGTGCTCTCGCCCCTGCTGGTCTATGCCGCGCTGGCGGACCGCTCGTTCCGGCTGCAGGACCACGGCCCGCTGCTGCTCGGCGGCACGCTGCTGATGCTGGGCTGCGGCCTGCTGGCCTGGGTGGTGGCGCGCGCCTTCCGGGCGCAGCCGCGCTCGCTGGTGCCGGTGGTGATGTTCACCAACTGCGGCAACATGGGCCTGCCGCTGGCGCTGCTGGCGTTCGGGCCCGAGCATTTCGGCGCGGCGGTGGCGCTGTTCTCCATCAGCAACCTGCTCCACTTCTCGCTCGGCATGCGCATCACCAGCGCCCACGCCGCCACGCGCGAGCTGCTGCTCAGCCCGCTGATGCTGGCCACCGCGCTGGGCTTTGCCAGCGCCCTGACCGGCCTGCGCCCGCCGGCCATGCTGCTCACCGGCATGAAGATGCTGGGCGATGCCATGCTGCCGCTGATGCTGTTCTCGCTGGGCGTGCGCCTGATCGCGCTGACGCGCAGCGGCCTGGCGCTGGGCCTGCTGGGGGCGCTGGCGCGCCCGCTGGCCGGGCTGGCGGTGGTATGGCCCCTGGTGTGGCTGCTCGACCTGCAGGGCGCGGCGCGCGGCCAGCTGGTGCTGTTTGCCGTGCTGCCGCCGGCGGTGATGCAGTTCCTGCTGGCCGAGCGCTACCGCCAGGAGCCTGAGAAGGTGGCGGCCATGATCCTGCTGGGCAATGCGCTGTCGGTGCTGTTCGTGCCGCTGGGCCTGGCCCTCGGGCTCTGA
- a CDS encoding rhomboid family intramembrane serine protease — MSGQESLGYRVVLDGQEVGPYDRRTIIGMRIRKTLNNGHVLIDAQGGSTTVGDLIGRPPPRPSTGFAASRDLLTSGQFPTFDVRFSGALGFVGAGEARVQPDVLRLAGRRRRWGLWSREARVKLPLDCLQDVAVEGATLSFGLSPQAPFDAPVRASRLSCVLDSAEAARELQSLLPTRTSPQAEQQRQLAQRLAAYPHRAWGTGVLLVLNLLGFALLLAQGGDPLGVSGQLLVASGSGFGPLVRDGELWRLLTALFLHGSLLSLLVSLWALWDLGRLAERLMGLPKFLIVYAASGLLGGLAGLWWDPWGNGAGASGAIFGLLGGLLMYLSLPGNGVSLSVMRKHLVPVAALVGYALWAGLASPGIGPAVQGAGLVMGALCALVLSQPPREWPELWTLMARVLLTVLTVAAGLLLWSQTPNRGPAYRADQAFAAELSQLMGEQQRRAAQLRQLPEPGQAGDVRDKPTRELLMVELRDHQRFWQDSVARLGKLYLPKDARMSRLQAALKRHASEQQELSAQWLDWVTGPESPEARRQLAEARSQAWRAEQSLQQEWRALAALPR, encoded by the coding sequence ATGAGCGGACAAGAATCGTTGGGTTATCGAGTGGTGCTGGATGGACAGGAAGTCGGGCCCTATGACCGGCGCACCATCATCGGCATGCGGATCAGAAAGACGCTGAACAACGGCCATGTGCTGATCGACGCCCAGGGCGGGAGCACGACCGTGGGCGACCTGATCGGCCGGCCGCCGCCGCGCCCATCCACCGGCTTTGCCGCCTCGCGCGATCTTTTGACCAGCGGCCAGTTTCCGACATTCGACGTGAGGTTTTCCGGCGCGCTGGGGTTTGTCGGCGCCGGCGAAGCGCGCGTGCAGCCGGATGTGCTGCGCCTGGCGGGGCGGCGCAGGCGCTGGGGGCTCTGGTCGCGCGAGGCGCGCGTCAAGCTGCCGCTGGACTGCCTGCAGGACGTGGCGGTCGAAGGCGCCACGCTGTCGTTCGGGCTGTCGCCGCAGGCGCCATTCGATGCGCCGGTGCGCGCCTCTCGCCTGAGCTGCGTGCTCGACAGCGCGGAGGCCGCGCGCGAACTGCAGTCCCTGCTGCCGACGCGCACCAGCCCGCAGGCCGAGCAGCAGCGCCAGCTGGCCCAGCGGCTGGCGGCCTACCCGCACCGGGCCTGGGGCACCGGCGTGCTGCTCGTGCTGAACCTGCTCGGGTTTGCCCTGCTGCTGGCCCAGGGCGGCGACCCTCTCGGGGTGAGCGGCCAACTGCTCGTGGCGTCAGGCTCCGGTTTCGGCCCGCTGGTGCGGGACGGCGAGCTGTGGCGCCTTCTGACGGCCCTGTTCCTGCATGGCAGCCTGCTGTCCCTGCTGGTGAGCCTGTGGGCGCTGTGGGATCTGGGGCGCCTGGCCGAACGCCTGATGGGGCTGCCCAAGTTTCTGATCGTCTATGCCGCCAGCGGCCTGCTGGGCGGGCTGGCGGGCCTGTGGTGGGACCCCTGGGGCAACGGCGCCGGGGCCTCGGGGGCGATCTTCGGCCTGCTGGGCGGCCTGCTGATGTACCTGAGCCTGCCGGGCAACGGCGTCTCGCTGTCGGTCATGAGAAAGCACCTCGTGCCGGTCGCCGCACTGGTGGGCTATGCGCTGTGGGCCGGGCTGGCGTCGCCCGGCATCGGCCCCGCCGTGCAGGGGGCGGGCTTGGTCATGGGCGCGCTGTGCGCCCTGGTGCTCTCGCAGCCGCCGCGCGAATGGCCCGAGCTGTGGACCCTCATGGCGCGCGTCCTGCTGACGGTGCTGACCGTGGCCGCCGGCCTGCTGCTGTGGTCGCAGACGCCCAACCGCGGCCCGGCCTACCGGGCCGACCAGGCGTTTGCCGCCGAGCTGAGCCAGCTGATGGGCGAGCAGCAGCGCCGCGCCGCGCAACTGCGCCAATTGCCCGAGCCCGGGCAGGCCGGCGACGTTCGCGACAAGCCCACGCGCGAACTGCTGATGGTGGAGCTGCGCGACCACCAGCGGTTCTGGCAGGACAGCGTGGCCCGCCTGGGCAAGCTCTACCTGCCCAAGGACGCCCGCATGAGCCGGCTGCAGGCCGCCCTGAAGCGGCATGCCTCGGAGCAGCAGGAGCTGAGCGCGCAGTGGCTCGACTGGGTGACCGGTCCCGAGAGCCCCGAGGCCCGGCGCCAGCTGGCCGAGGCCCGCTCCCAGGCCTGGCGGGCCGAGCAGTCGCTGCAGCAGGAATGGCGGGCGCTGGCCGCGCTGCCGCGCTGA
- a CDS encoding TIGR00730 family Rossman fold protein — MESNLHDRSLADAWATLQSYADTNGDNPLEPDPRRLAFADPEFLLRRETRGIRFQLELLKPDLEQQAHGIENTVVVFGSARFRSEEDARALLAEAEASGDEALIRRARSLQRNAHYYEQARSFGTMVARYSQDKAAADRLFICTGGGPGIMQAANRGAHEGGGISVGLAIALPMEEAANPYVTPALSFKFHYFALRKMHFMMRAKALVAFPGGFGTLDELFEVITLVQTRKAKPVPIVLFGSDYWKRLVNFDVLIEEGVISPDDLKLFEYVDTPQDAWNAIKAFYGLA, encoded by the coding sequence ATGGAATCAAATCTGCACGATCGCAGCCTGGCCGACGCCTGGGCCACCCTCCAAAGCTATGCCGACACCAACGGCGACAACCCGCTGGAGCCCGATCCGCGGCGGCTGGCCTTCGCCGACCCGGAGTTCCTGCTGCGCCGCGAGACGCGCGGCATCCGCTTCCAGCTCGAGCTGCTCAAACCGGATCTGGAGCAGCAGGCGCACGGCATCGAGAACACGGTGGTGGTATTCGGCAGCGCGCGCTTTCGCAGCGAGGAAGACGCACGCGCCCTGCTGGCCGAGGCCGAAGCCAGCGGCGACGAGGCGCTGATCCGGCGGGCCCGCAGCCTGCAGCGCAATGCGCATTACTACGAGCAGGCCCGCAGCTTCGGCACGATGGTGGCTCGGTACAGCCAGGACAAGGCGGCGGCCGACCGGCTGTTCATCTGCACCGGAGGCGGCCCCGGCATCATGCAGGCCGCCAACCGCGGCGCGCACGAAGGCGGCGGCATCAGCGTGGGGCTGGCGATCGCCCTGCCGATGGAAGAAGCCGCCAACCCCTACGTCACGCCGGCGCTGAGCTTCAAGTTCCACTACTTCGCACTGCGCAAGATGCACTTCATGATGCGGGCCAAGGCGCTGGTGGCCTTCCCGGGCGGCTTCGGCACGCTGGACGAGCTGTTCGAGGTGATCACGCTGGTGCAGACGCGCAAGGCCAAGCCGGTGCCGATCGTGCTGTTCGGCTCCGACTACTGGAAGCGGCTGGTCAACTTCGACGTGCTGATCGAGGAAGGCGTGATCTCGCCCGACGACCTCAAGCTGTTCGAGTACGTCGACACGCCGCAGGACGCCTGGAACGCGATCAAGGCCTTCTACGGCCTGGCCTGA
- a CDS encoding serine hydrolase domain-containing protein yields MKNNIPVAASEPPARRAAIWRRLAGLLILGAAVAACGGGSSSPSVSLNLLVRQPVDDQVYPGVSVAVGNAASGLLASAAAGWADLGKRVPLTADSPMRMASVSKSVTAVAILMLDQAGKVSLDAPVGTYVPEYTAHGHEITLRQLLSHTSGIGGHDHGDPVIHGDGPITEAQFFARLNALALYAVPGKSWDYSNENYYLLAKVVERVSGLTFADWLNRNVFQPAGMTVRSYADEGQANPAVPLGYVHRLKTDPFIQCPAPDWSGMVGGGGIIATPGDMVRFDVAVFGGKLLDAAHRAEMVRTVADLGGGLGYALGWFTYPQGIVKHDGDFTTATTSNTIFPDGTFVVQAANGADLAPDFDRLYFATQVQNLYGKTPLPLGKPNPASLLHLFGPFTTCQQMDDMLYPPPK; encoded by the coding sequence ATGAAGAACAACATCCCTGTCGCGGCATCGGAGCCGCCGGCGCGGCGCGCCGCCATCTGGCGCAGGCTGGCGGGCCTGCTGATTCTGGGCGCGGCGGTGGCGGCCTGCGGCGGCGGTTCATCGAGTCCGTCCGTGTCCTTGAACCTGCTCGTTCGCCAGCCCGTGGACGACCAGGTCTACCCCGGCGTGTCGGTGGCGGTCGGCAACGCGGCCTCGGGCCTGCTGGCCTCGGCCGCCGCCGGCTGGGCCGACCTTGGCAAGCGCGTGCCCTTGACGGCGGATTCGCCGATGCGCATGGCCTCGGTCTCGAAATCGGTCACGGCGGTGGCGATTCTCATGCTCGACCAGGCGGGCAAGGTGTCGCTCGATGCTCCGGTCGGCACCTACGTGCCGGAGTACACGGCCCATGGCCACGAGATCACGCTGCGGCAATTGCTCAGCCACACCTCGGGCATCGGGGGGCACGACCACGGCGACCCCGTGATCCACGGGGACGGCCCTATCACGGAGGCGCAGTTCTTCGCCAGGCTGAACGCGCTGGCGCTGTACGCGGTGCCGGGAAAGAGCTGGGACTATTCGAACGAGAACTACTACCTGCTCGCCAAGGTCGTCGAGCGCGTGAGCGGCCTGACGTTCGCCGACTGGCTGAACCGGAACGTGTTCCAGCCGGCAGGCATGACGGTTCGCAGCTACGCCGACGAGGGGCAGGCCAATCCGGCGGTACCGCTGGGCTATGTGCACCGCCTGAAGACGGACCCGTTCATCCAATGCCCGGCGCCCGACTGGAGCGGCATGGTGGGCGGGGGTGGGATCATTGCCACGCCGGGCGACATGGTGCGCTTCGACGTGGCGGTGTTCGGCGGCAAGCTGCTCGACGCGGCGCATCGTGCCGAGATGGTGCGGACGGTGGCCGACCTTGGCGGGGGCCTGGGCTACGCGCTGGGCTGGTTCACCTACCCGCAAGGCATCGTGAAGCACGATGGCGACTTCACGACGGCGACCACGAGCAACACGATTTTCCCTGACGGCACCTTCGTCGTGCAGGCCGCGAACGGGGCTGACCTGGCCCCCGATTTCGACCGCCTGTACTTCGCCACGCAGGTGCAGAACCTCTACGGCAAGACGCCGTTGCCGCTGGGCAAGCCCAACCCGGCATCGCTGCTGCACCTGTTCGGCCCGTTCACGACCTGCCAGCAGATGGACGACATGCTCTACCCGCCGCCCAAGTAA